The following proteins come from a genomic window of Venturia canescens isolate UGA chromosome 4, ASM1945775v1, whole genome shotgun sequence:
- the LOC122409932 gene encoding inhibitor of nuclear factor kappa-B kinase subunit alpha-like isoform X2, giving the protein MANDPGHWVCHRPLGAGGFGIVQLWRNDYTNEMIAIKICKSNNDQLTKKQKERWLNEVKTMTSLQHPNIVETRTVPTQLQGLQNPLPVLCMEYCNRGDLKTLLNQTSNCCGVRESEAYKIMRDVASAVEYLHSRNFTHRDLKPDNIVIQRYGEKVTYKLTDLGYVCELGDMTIDRSVVGTLNYLAPELLWKDGYTRSVDYWSLGILFYEIITGNRPFFPDMHVTPTWINYVKRKSDNTISARMEENTIKFSDEIENPTTISECMRSELTNWFRLVLKWDPKKRGKMKDSEGIERTVVFGLLQPLLSRKIIYMFVVPLYRLDSYVVDPQISVADLQILIHEKTRIEVFNQIISDTKCNVLNDPKSLVFNCIEDSYLIVFHKNGPHVDQNPVPIVPSLVQRILENRKALNHDEIDRCYSTAVFFIYQEQELFRSYIIALSINIDLNNMALDNLCNTVNALRDQANELMKELTMFEQSSTHGRMTDELREHFVLTRVQTQKLLDDMKKETFEICALSKQFEDLKKISENTVMEKWTSLHGKATDLLESIRKMHRMQPKQPKEMARLVFDALKLCEEQLRCSEIDFFVSRIKEYATNIKLQQKALSSFQGLLDHCRKSYEEITKKAIEEEDAFPMIPTDAVICDNTSLSLLLMG; this is encoded by the exons ATGGCCAATGATCCTGGACACTGGGTGTGCCACCGGCCCTTAGGTGCCGGCGGTTTTGGCATTGTGcaactatggagaaatgatTATACAAACGAGATGATAG caataaaaatatgcaaaagcaacaatgaccaattaacaaagaagcaaaaagagAGATGGCTCAACGAAGTTAAAACAATGACGTCGTTGCAACATCCCAATATCGTGGAGACCAGAACTGTTCCCACCCAACTTCAAGGACTTCAAAACCCCCTTCCTGTACTTTGTATGGAATATTGCAATCGTGGAGACCTAAAAACA CTCCTAAACCAAACTTCAAATTGTTGCGGTGTTCGAGAGAGTGAAGCGTATAAAATAATGCGGGATGTTGCATCAGCAGTTGAATATCTTCATAGTCGCAATTTCACACACAGAGATCTGAAGCCTGACAATATTGTAATTCAGCGATATGGAGAAAAG GTAACATATAAACTCACAGATCTCGGTTACGTTTGTGAGCTTGGAGACATGACCATCGATCGTTCTGTAGTCGGTACACTCAATTATCTGGCTCCTGAATTACTCTGGAAAGACGGTTATACACGCTCCGTCGATTATTGGAGTCTTGGaatattattttatgaaataatcaCCGGCAACAGACCATTTTTCCCAGATATGCACGTTACACCCACTtg GATTAATTATGTGAAAAGGAAAAGCGACAATACTATCAGTGCAAGAATGGAAGAGAATACCATCAAATTCAgcgacgaaatcgaaaatcccACGACAATATCTGA GTGTATGCGATCTGAGCTGACAAATTGGTTCAGGCTAGTCCTCAAATGGGATCCAAAAAAACGTGGCAAGATGAAAGACAGCGAAGGCATCGAAAGAACGGTCGTCTTCGGTCTCCTTCAGCCGTTGTTATCCAGAAAG ATCATTTACATGTTCGTTGTTCCTTTATATCGCCTGGACTCATACGTCGTTGATCCCCAAATAAGCGTAGCGgatttacaaattttaatccacgaaaaaacgagaattgaaGTCTTCAATCAAATTATCAGTGATACGAAATGCAATGTTCTGAATGATCCCAAATCTCTCGTCTTCAATTGCATTGAG gatTCGTACCTTATAGTTTTCCACAAAAACGGTCCCCACGTGGATCAGAATCCCGTTCCAATCGTTCCATCGTTGGTTCAACGGATCTTGGAAAATCGAAAAGCTTTGAACCACGACGAAATCGATAGATGTTACAGCACGGCTGTATTTTTCATATACCAGGAACAGGAACTTTTCCGTTCCTACATCATCGCCCTCAGTATCAACAT CGATTTAAACAATATGGCGCTTGATAATCTCTGCAATACTGTGAATGCTTTGAGAGATCAAGCGAATGAGTTGATGAAAGAACTTACGATGTTTGAACAATCATCCACGCATGGAAGAATGACCGATGAATTAAGGGAACACTTCGTTCTAACGAGAGTTCAAACACAAAAATTACTTGAcgatatgaaaaaagaaacatttgaAATCTGTGCATTAAGCAAACAATTTgaagacttgaaaaaaatctctgaAAATACCGTGATGGAAAAATGGACTTCATT GCATGGAAAAGCAACCGATTTATTGGAATCGATTAGAAAAATGCATCGCATGCAGCCCAAACAGCCCAAGGAGATGGCGAGATTGGTGTTCGATGCTTTGAAACTCTGTGAAGAGCAACTACGATGTTCAGAAATCGATTTCTTCGTAAG tCGCATCAAGGAATACGCTACAAATATTAAGTTACAGCAGAAAGCTTTAAGCTCATTTCAGGGTCTGCTTGATCATTGCCGTAAAAGTTATGAAGAGATTACAAAAAAGGCGATCGAGGAAGAAGATGCCTTTCCCATGATTCCTACCGATGCTGTGATATGTGACAATACAAGTTTAAGCCTTTT GCTCATGGGATAG
- the LOC122409932 gene encoding inhibitor of nuclear factor kappa-B kinase subunit alpha-like isoform X1, with the protein MANDPGHWVCHRPLGAGGFGIVQLWRNDYTNEMIAIKICKSNNDQLTKKQKERWLNEVKTMTSLQHPNIVETRTVPTQLQGLQNPLPVLCMEYCNRGDLKTLLNQTSNCCGVRESEAYKIMRDVASAVEYLHSRNFTHRDLKPDNIVIQRYGEKVTYKLTDLGYVCELGDMTIDRSVVGTLNYLAPELLWKDGYTRSVDYWSLGILFYEIITGNRPFFPDMHVTPTWINYVKRKSDNTISARMEENTIKFSDEIENPTTISECMRSELTNWFRLVLKWDPKKRGKMKDSEGIERTVVFGLLQPLLSRKIIYMFVVPLYRLDSYVVDPQISVADLQILIHEKTRIEVFNQIISDTKCNVLNDPKSLVFNCIEDSYLIVFHKNGPHVDQNPVPIVPSLVQRILENRKALNHDEIDRCYSTAVFFIYQEQELFRSYIIALSINIDLNNMALDNLCNTVNALRDQANELMKELTMFEQSSTHGRMTDELREHFVLTRVQTQKLLDDMKKETFEICALSKQFEDLKKISENTVMEKWTSLHGKATDLLESIRKMHRMQPKQPKEMARLVFDALKLCEEQLRCSEIDFFVSRIKEYATNIKLQQKALSSFQGLLDHCRKSYEEITKKAIEEEDAFPMIPTDAVICDNTSLSLLLGSWDSFCLPMETENFDL; encoded by the exons ATGGCCAATGATCCTGGACACTGGGTGTGCCACCGGCCCTTAGGTGCCGGCGGTTTTGGCATTGTGcaactatggagaaatgatTATACAAACGAGATGATAG caataaaaatatgcaaaagcaacaatgaccaattaacaaagaagcaaaaagagAGATGGCTCAACGAAGTTAAAACAATGACGTCGTTGCAACATCCCAATATCGTGGAGACCAGAACTGTTCCCACCCAACTTCAAGGACTTCAAAACCCCCTTCCTGTACTTTGTATGGAATATTGCAATCGTGGAGACCTAAAAACA CTCCTAAACCAAACTTCAAATTGTTGCGGTGTTCGAGAGAGTGAAGCGTATAAAATAATGCGGGATGTTGCATCAGCAGTTGAATATCTTCATAGTCGCAATTTCACACACAGAGATCTGAAGCCTGACAATATTGTAATTCAGCGATATGGAGAAAAG GTAACATATAAACTCACAGATCTCGGTTACGTTTGTGAGCTTGGAGACATGACCATCGATCGTTCTGTAGTCGGTACACTCAATTATCTGGCTCCTGAATTACTCTGGAAAGACGGTTATACACGCTCCGTCGATTATTGGAGTCTTGGaatattattttatgaaataatcaCCGGCAACAGACCATTTTTCCCAGATATGCACGTTACACCCACTtg GATTAATTATGTGAAAAGGAAAAGCGACAATACTATCAGTGCAAGAATGGAAGAGAATACCATCAAATTCAgcgacgaaatcgaaaatcccACGACAATATCTGA GTGTATGCGATCTGAGCTGACAAATTGGTTCAGGCTAGTCCTCAAATGGGATCCAAAAAAACGTGGCAAGATGAAAGACAGCGAAGGCATCGAAAGAACGGTCGTCTTCGGTCTCCTTCAGCCGTTGTTATCCAGAAAG ATCATTTACATGTTCGTTGTTCCTTTATATCGCCTGGACTCATACGTCGTTGATCCCCAAATAAGCGTAGCGgatttacaaattttaatccacgaaaaaacgagaattgaaGTCTTCAATCAAATTATCAGTGATACGAAATGCAATGTTCTGAATGATCCCAAATCTCTCGTCTTCAATTGCATTGAG gatTCGTACCTTATAGTTTTCCACAAAAACGGTCCCCACGTGGATCAGAATCCCGTTCCAATCGTTCCATCGTTGGTTCAACGGATCTTGGAAAATCGAAAAGCTTTGAACCACGACGAAATCGATAGATGTTACAGCACGGCTGTATTTTTCATATACCAGGAACAGGAACTTTTCCGTTCCTACATCATCGCCCTCAGTATCAACAT CGATTTAAACAATATGGCGCTTGATAATCTCTGCAATACTGTGAATGCTTTGAGAGATCAAGCGAATGAGTTGATGAAAGAACTTACGATGTTTGAACAATCATCCACGCATGGAAGAATGACCGATGAATTAAGGGAACACTTCGTTCTAACGAGAGTTCAAACACAAAAATTACTTGAcgatatgaaaaaagaaacatttgaAATCTGTGCATTAAGCAAACAATTTgaagacttgaaaaaaatctctgaAAATACCGTGATGGAAAAATGGACTTCATT GCATGGAAAAGCAACCGATTTATTGGAATCGATTAGAAAAATGCATCGCATGCAGCCCAAACAGCCCAAGGAGATGGCGAGATTGGTGTTCGATGCTTTGAAACTCTGTGAAGAGCAACTACGATGTTCAGAAATCGATTTCTTCGTAAG tCGCATCAAGGAATACGCTACAAATATTAAGTTACAGCAGAAAGCTTTAAGCTCATTTCAGGGTCTGCTTGATCATTGCCGTAAAAGTTATGAAGAGATTACAAAAAAGGCGATCGAGGAAGAAGATGCCTTTCCCATGATTCCTACCGATGCTGTGATATGTGACAATACAAGTTTAAGCCTTTT ATTAGGCTCATGGGATAGTTTTTGTTTACCAATGGAGACGGAAAATTTCGACTTGTAG
- the LOC122409932 gene encoding inhibitor of nuclear factor kappa-B kinase subunit alpha-like isoform X3 — protein sequence MRDVASAVEYLHSRNFTHRDLKPDNIVIQRYGEKVTYKLTDLGYVCELGDMTIDRSVVGTLNYLAPELLWKDGYTRSVDYWSLGILFYEIITGNRPFFPDMHVTPTWINYVKRKSDNTISARMEENTIKFSDEIENPTTISECMRSELTNWFRLVLKWDPKKRGKMKDSEGIERTVVFGLLQPLLSRKIIYMFVVPLYRLDSYVVDPQISVADLQILIHEKTRIEVFNQIISDTKCNVLNDPKSLVFNCIEDSYLIVFHKNGPHVDQNPVPIVPSLVQRILENRKALNHDEIDRCYSTAVFFIYQEQELFRSYIIALSINIDLNNMALDNLCNTVNALRDQANELMKELTMFEQSSTHGRMTDELREHFVLTRVQTQKLLDDMKKETFEICALSKQFEDLKKISENTVMEKWTSLHGKATDLLESIRKMHRMQPKQPKEMARLVFDALKLCEEQLRCSEIDFFVSRIKEYATNIKLQQKALSSFQGLLDHCRKSYEEITKKAIEEEDAFPMIPTDAVICDNTSLSLLLGSWDSFCLPMETENFDL from the exons ATGCGGGATGTTGCATCAGCAGTTGAATATCTTCATAGTCGCAATTTCACACACAGAGATCTGAAGCCTGACAATATTGTAATTCAGCGATATGGAGAAAAG GTAACATATAAACTCACAGATCTCGGTTACGTTTGTGAGCTTGGAGACATGACCATCGATCGTTCTGTAGTCGGTACACTCAATTATCTGGCTCCTGAATTACTCTGGAAAGACGGTTATACACGCTCCGTCGATTATTGGAGTCTTGGaatattattttatgaaataatcaCCGGCAACAGACCATTTTTCCCAGATATGCACGTTACACCCACTtg GATTAATTATGTGAAAAGGAAAAGCGACAATACTATCAGTGCAAGAATGGAAGAGAATACCATCAAATTCAgcgacgaaatcgaaaatcccACGACAATATCTGA GTGTATGCGATCTGAGCTGACAAATTGGTTCAGGCTAGTCCTCAAATGGGATCCAAAAAAACGTGGCAAGATGAAAGACAGCGAAGGCATCGAAAGAACGGTCGTCTTCGGTCTCCTTCAGCCGTTGTTATCCAGAAAG ATCATTTACATGTTCGTTGTTCCTTTATATCGCCTGGACTCATACGTCGTTGATCCCCAAATAAGCGTAGCGgatttacaaattttaatccacgaaaaaacgagaattgaaGTCTTCAATCAAATTATCAGTGATACGAAATGCAATGTTCTGAATGATCCCAAATCTCTCGTCTTCAATTGCATTGAG gatTCGTACCTTATAGTTTTCCACAAAAACGGTCCCCACGTGGATCAGAATCCCGTTCCAATCGTTCCATCGTTGGTTCAACGGATCTTGGAAAATCGAAAAGCTTTGAACCACGACGAAATCGATAGATGTTACAGCACGGCTGTATTTTTCATATACCAGGAACAGGAACTTTTCCGTTCCTACATCATCGCCCTCAGTATCAACAT CGATTTAAACAATATGGCGCTTGATAATCTCTGCAATACTGTGAATGCTTTGAGAGATCAAGCGAATGAGTTGATGAAAGAACTTACGATGTTTGAACAATCATCCACGCATGGAAGAATGACCGATGAATTAAGGGAACACTTCGTTCTAACGAGAGTTCAAACACAAAAATTACTTGAcgatatgaaaaaagaaacatttgaAATCTGTGCATTAAGCAAACAATTTgaagacttgaaaaaaatctctgaAAATACCGTGATGGAAAAATGGACTTCATT GCATGGAAAAGCAACCGATTTATTGGAATCGATTAGAAAAATGCATCGCATGCAGCCCAAACAGCCCAAGGAGATGGCGAGATTGGTGTTCGATGCTTTGAAACTCTGTGAAGAGCAACTACGATGTTCAGAAATCGATTTCTTCGTAAG tCGCATCAAGGAATACGCTACAAATATTAAGTTACAGCAGAAAGCTTTAAGCTCATTTCAGGGTCTGCTTGATCATTGCCGTAAAAGTTATGAAGAGATTACAAAAAAGGCGATCGAGGAAGAAGATGCCTTTCCCATGATTCCTACCGATGCTGTGATATGTGACAATACAAGTTTAAGCCTTTT ATTAGGCTCATGGGATAGTTTTTGTTTACCAATGGAGACGGAAAATTTCGACTTGTAG
- the LOC122409932 gene encoding inhibitor of nuclear factor kappa-B kinase subunit alpha-like isoform X4, protein MTIDRSVVGTLNYLAPELLWKDGYTRSVDYWSLGILFYEIITGNRPFFPDMHVTPTWINYVKRKSDNTISARMEENTIKFSDEIENPTTISECMRSELTNWFRLVLKWDPKKRGKMKDSEGIERTVVFGLLQPLLSRKIIYMFVVPLYRLDSYVVDPQISVADLQILIHEKTRIEVFNQIISDTKCNVLNDPKSLVFNCIEDSYLIVFHKNGPHVDQNPVPIVPSLVQRILENRKALNHDEIDRCYSTAVFFIYQEQELFRSYIIALSINIDLNNMALDNLCNTVNALRDQANELMKELTMFEQSSTHGRMTDELREHFVLTRVQTQKLLDDMKKETFEICALSKQFEDLKKISENTVMEKWTSLHGKATDLLESIRKMHRMQPKQPKEMARLVFDALKLCEEQLRCSEIDFFVSRIKEYATNIKLQQKALSSFQGLLDHCRKSYEEITKKAIEEEDAFPMIPTDAVICDNTSLSLLLGSWDSFCLPMETENFDL, encoded by the exons ATGACCATCGATCGTTCTGTAGTCGGTACACTCAATTATCTGGCTCCTGAATTACTCTGGAAAGACGGTTATACACGCTCCGTCGATTATTGGAGTCTTGGaatattattttatgaaataatcaCCGGCAACAGACCATTTTTCCCAGATATGCACGTTACACCCACTtg GATTAATTATGTGAAAAGGAAAAGCGACAATACTATCAGTGCAAGAATGGAAGAGAATACCATCAAATTCAgcgacgaaatcgaaaatcccACGACAATATCTGA GTGTATGCGATCTGAGCTGACAAATTGGTTCAGGCTAGTCCTCAAATGGGATCCAAAAAAACGTGGCAAGATGAAAGACAGCGAAGGCATCGAAAGAACGGTCGTCTTCGGTCTCCTTCAGCCGTTGTTATCCAGAAAG ATCATTTACATGTTCGTTGTTCCTTTATATCGCCTGGACTCATACGTCGTTGATCCCCAAATAAGCGTAGCGgatttacaaattttaatccacgaaaaaacgagaattgaaGTCTTCAATCAAATTATCAGTGATACGAAATGCAATGTTCTGAATGATCCCAAATCTCTCGTCTTCAATTGCATTGAG gatTCGTACCTTATAGTTTTCCACAAAAACGGTCCCCACGTGGATCAGAATCCCGTTCCAATCGTTCCATCGTTGGTTCAACGGATCTTGGAAAATCGAAAAGCTTTGAACCACGACGAAATCGATAGATGTTACAGCACGGCTGTATTTTTCATATACCAGGAACAGGAACTTTTCCGTTCCTACATCATCGCCCTCAGTATCAACAT CGATTTAAACAATATGGCGCTTGATAATCTCTGCAATACTGTGAATGCTTTGAGAGATCAAGCGAATGAGTTGATGAAAGAACTTACGATGTTTGAACAATCATCCACGCATGGAAGAATGACCGATGAATTAAGGGAACACTTCGTTCTAACGAGAGTTCAAACACAAAAATTACTTGAcgatatgaaaaaagaaacatttgaAATCTGTGCATTAAGCAAACAATTTgaagacttgaaaaaaatctctgaAAATACCGTGATGGAAAAATGGACTTCATT GCATGGAAAAGCAACCGATTTATTGGAATCGATTAGAAAAATGCATCGCATGCAGCCCAAACAGCCCAAGGAGATGGCGAGATTGGTGTTCGATGCTTTGAAACTCTGTGAAGAGCAACTACGATGTTCAGAAATCGATTTCTTCGTAAG tCGCATCAAGGAATACGCTACAAATATTAAGTTACAGCAGAAAGCTTTAAGCTCATTTCAGGGTCTGCTTGATCATTGCCGTAAAAGTTATGAAGAGATTACAAAAAAGGCGATCGAGGAAGAAGATGCCTTTCCCATGATTCCTACCGATGCTGTGATATGTGACAATACAAGTTTAAGCCTTTT ATTAGGCTCATGGGATAGTTTTTGTTTACCAATGGAGACGGAAAATTTCGACTTGTAG